The genomic window GATGTTCGTGGCCTCCATCCTTGCCTCTGCCCTGCTCTTCAGTGCTGTGGGCTCTGTGGTGTTCTGGAAATGCAGTACCATGGCTGGGATCAAAGAGACCAACTCACTTATCCAGATGCTGAAGGTAGatttctggggctggggagagctgGCCACTGTGTGAGCCATCCCTGGAGGGCGAGGAGGGCTCTCGACTCACTCTGGTTATCTTCTCTTTGCCTGCTGCAGgatgaccctgcctcaaaatgtaGCTGCAACACCAACGTGAGTGACTGATTTCTTAGGAGCCTTTCACACCTGTCCTAAAGTTCACAGTTGGAGAGCTCACGCTGTAATTTCTCTCTTGCAGGTGACCAGCTGCTTGTGTCTTCCCATCCCATCCGTAAGTACAGCTAAAAAAGAGCGCTGGGTCGCTATTCAAGCCTTGAAGGAAAGTAACACAATTTACTTgacattctaaattttaaattattacctAAATGTAACTGTTATAGTATAGACCTTTAAAactttatctgtctgtctctgtgtgtgtatataaatatatatatatataatattatacatatatatatatatatgtttaagttAGCACCATGGCCCTTGAGACATATGAATATTTTTTCAGAGTCTAAAAATTATTGACTATCTTTTGGGATAAATGGCCATGTACAATGTGGAAACAATGGCTATTGCGCTCTGATTCGTCTGCTGATGGCTCCAGGTTTGTGGAACAAAAGAGCAGCATCAGGCATTGACTGTCCAGACATCACACacacctctcccttctccttctccttctcctccctgccctcacctcttcctccatcttcctgcTGGTTTTCATGACTGACAAATGGCTCCAACCATTCTCTGGGAGGACAGTATCCAAgtttggtgctggggactgaatggACCCCAAGAGAGCAGCTAGCACTGTGACAGCGAGGATGGAGCAGGGAGGCTCGGGTCCCTCTCTAGCTCTCGATTAGGATGAGAGCACAGTCAGCCAGACCTGTGGCCACTGCAGGGCTCAGCCTGCAAGCTGGACCTGGGAGAAGCTGATGTGGTTAGGGAAGAGTCCGCCTATCCTCTTGCTTCTCAGGGCAGGATTTTAGCTTGTCTGAAACACAAGCCGTATCCAATGGCCTGTCTCAGCTGATGTGAGaaaggcttttccttttctgtcctttcAAACTTGCAACCACTAGACATGGACAGGGCATGCTGGGCTGCCTTTGTCGGGCAGCAGGCCCATGTTTCCTGGATAGAATCTCCTTCTGAGTGTCGCTGCGAAAACGGCTCACCTTAAACTATTTAACACCATTTCCTAGAGTGTCAAGGAACAGATGCAAAAATAGCACGAGTCTGGGTGACCCTGGTTAAATTAAGTTGCTCTTTAAAAGTTCTCTTGGCGATTCATTCTCAAGGGTGTCCCAGAGAGTTCTCATGAGCCCTTTTCACAAGTCCTTCTCGTTTACCAGGATGATTGTACCACACCGTGCTTCCTGGAGGGACTGTCACAGGTGACCAATGCCACACAGGCGAGAAATCTCTCGGTTTTTTCCACTCGGTTGAAAAAGACAGTTGAAAGCCTAAAGAGCAACAAGTGTCCGGTGAGTTCTGTGTTTGCGTGTGACAACTGGTTTCGGAGTGAATGCTGGCATCAAAGGAGTGGAGCCTTGGGGTCAGAGCTGCAGCAGAGAAAAGCCGTCCGTTCATCTCTGAGCCAATGAGAAAGGCCGGTAGTTAGAGTTGGTGGCCCTGGAATTCACCCCGCTGTAACCAAAAGCTACACTCCAGAGAGTCAGACTATGGCCCACACAGCACTGGGCCAAGACTCCATGGACTAACCTAGGATGCAGCAACCTCTAAGTcggggtttttgtttgcttgttgatGGCCCAAAGGGTTTGTAAAAAGACACACCTCCCCCGCAGCCTATCAACACAGGCCACCGTCCTTTTTCCCTGGGCCTTGATGTGCATAGGAGTGCAGCACCAGCAGTGTGAAGTGCTGTGGTTGGCCAGGCTGGTCATGTAACCATGCCCACCATGGCAGCTGTCCTGGCTGCGCCACCTGCTCTGTCAGGCTGAGTATCTGCCTTAGAGACCAGCTTTAACTCTGTCACCCCTGCTAATACCCAGGAAAGTTATTTTTCTGATGAGATTGTATTTAATAAGAGACTAAGTTGGGACTTAAACTCTGGTCTATGTGAACCCAAAGTCTCACTCAGAACTTCTGTGTTATAAAGTGGCCTTGGCAGGATGTAGGGGAAGGAGATAAAAAGTATAAAGATATTAGTCCTTAAAGAATCCCGAGAAAAGATTTTTTCCCTAATCACATTTAAggccacttgtgtgtgtgtgtgtgtgtgtgtgtgtgtgtgtgagagagagagagagagagagagagagagagagagagagagagagaaagagagagagagaaagagagagagagaaagagagagagagagagatgcatacaGACTCCTGGAATCCTGACCCCAGATTAACCCCCTACATAGTCTGTCCAGGATCACCTTTCTATTTTCCCTACatctcactcctctctctcctgcccatcaGCCTGTCCCCAAGGCTTGGGGACGATGGTCCTGCGGTTTCTAGGTGTACACTGCAGTTGCTTGGGGACGATGGTCCTACGGTTGCTAGGTGTACACTGCAGTTGCTTGGGGACGATGGTCCTACGGTTGCTAGGTGTACACTGCAGTTGCTTGGGGACGATGGTCCTACGGTTGCTAGGTGTACACTGCAGTTGCTCACTCTATCTTGCCCTTGTCCATCTCTGCAGTTTTTCTCCTGTGAAAATCCATGCAACCAGACCACAGCAGGCAACATGCTGTCATTTTTGAAGAGTCTCCAGGCGACGTTCCAGAAGGCAGGGGTGCTAAGGCGGAAACAAGCGTGATGATGAacattatttattctatttattgaatttataaagcctttcctttttaattattataataaagaaataaactcagCTCTTCTAGATCAGCCAGTTGTGCTCTTTTGTTCCACGTTTGCTTCTGGAATAAAAGATCCACGGGGAAGGAGAAATACAAGTTGCCTCCAGGTGCTGTCTCCTTCCTTATTCGTTCCTGCTGCTCAGAACAAACAGAGCTTCGAACGTTGTCATAGGTGGGATGGATCAAAGACCCAGTAATAAGCAGGTTCATAAGTCTGAGCTCAGAACTCGAGGCTTGAGCCTTGACTGGTCCGTaggtgagcagccatgtgggacAGTGTGACAGGGGACAGCAGCAGAGGCCAAGAGCTGCCTCAGGGAAGCACAGGGCACTTCCACATTACCAAGGGCTTTTGTTCCTGTGGAACAAACTGTGGACCCAAAGTGGGAAGGGTCATTGTTTGGAGAGTCCTTGCGAATGCAGGTATGGGGGCTGGAAATGTGTAGCAGTGGTTCCGAGTCCTTGCTGCTCATCCAGAAgcggagttcagttcccagcacccttgtcaggaggctcacagccatctgtctctctagctctaagggatctgatgcctctgccctccaagagCATCTCCACTCATGTGTActtgtccacatgcacacacacacacacagcctccactCCTGTGTACATGcccacatgcgcacacatacatagCCTCCACTCATGTGTACATGcccacgtgtacacacatacacagcctccactcatgtgtacatgcccacgtgtacacacatacacagcctccactcatgtgtacatgcccacatgcgcacacatacatagCCTCCACTCATGTGTACAtgcccacatgtacacacatacacagcctcCACTCCTGTGTACATGcccacatgcgcacacatacatagCCTCCACTCATGTGTACATGcccacgtgtacacacatacatagcctccactcatgtgtacatgcccacgtgtacacacatacatagcctccactcatgtgtacatgcccacgtgtacacacatacatagcctccactcatgtgtacatgcccacgtgtacacacatacatagcctCCACTCATGTGTACgtgcccacatgcacacacatacatagcctccactcatgtgcacacgcccacacacacatagcctccactcatgtgtacatgcacacacatacataacctccactcatgtgtacatgcacacacatacataacctccactcatgtgcacacacccacaaataCATAGTCTCCActcgtgcacatacccacatgcacacacatacataacctccgctcatgtgcacatgcccacacatacatagTCTGTACtcctgtgcacatacccacatgcacacacctacatagcctccactcatgtgtacacacccacatgcacacacatacatagcctCCACCCATGAGCACACGcccacatgagcacacacagataAAGTGGGTGTGGCTTATATAAGAATGCAAAGGGCTGGCAGCAGGCCTGGATTTGAGTCACAGAGCGTGGCCTTCAGGGTGGAGCTTGAGGGAAAGACATGCGGGATCCACATGGTCTGTTTACCCAGAGCTGTTCAGGGAGCCCCCACCACGTGTCAGCCAGCAAACCCTAATGGGCAAACCCCAGAGAGCCTCAAACCACACTGCATGGCTGGTAGAGTGTGGGTGTAGCCATACCCCTCACCCTGACCCTCTACCTACCCGACCcagtgcctgcctctctctccagggACCCAGTTTGTCCACTCTTATAGTAGCATGGAGCTCATGGGGCAGGTGCCATGTGCATACGTTCTGAATGGTAGCTCTCCAGATGCAAGGGCACCACTGAGTCAGGAGTATCCATGCCTGGTGGACAGACTGGACCCAGAACATTCTATGGGTATCTTTGCAACACCCCTAGTCAGGTCAAGGGTCAGTTTATGTTACCTGCCTACCTGGGATGGAAAAGACTTCAGGCTTGTTTGAAGAACTGGCGGACACAGGATCAAGGACAGGGTGAGAGTCTTTGACAGACAGAAtggtcctctcctcccccacctactGATACGGAGGTATGTGggaaccctgggttcagtcctcatgCGTGAAGCTTCCAGAACTAGGTTCCTGCCTCCACACAGGGCATTGAATAGGGAGCATGTCTGAGTATGTGTCATACTTGCTGTCTGGCCTGTGGATCCCCCAAAGCCTTTCCCCACCCCTTCCAAATTTACCAAAGTGTGATACACAGGAAATGCTGAGGAGGTCCAGTGAGCCACATACTGGAAACAGTCATTAGTGTTGAGCACTTCACGTGGGGCATTGTCTCTGATTGGACCGGGAGGGAGAACTTTATTTAATCACCCAGGATTGGTGGGGAGTAGAcactagtatttctttttttataagcaTGAACATGGAAGCTTTCTAGATTGGAGATTCCCAAGTTCCCTCAGCTGGTGAAAACTTAGAGCAGAGAGTCACTTCCAGCTGGCTCTGTTTGTCAACCCGTCGCTCTGCCTGCCCTGTTCTGTTCTTCTCTCTAGGTAAGATTTCCACGCTTCGTCCTCTGACCACAGCCTGAGGGTCAAATGGGTCACCACAGCCCCAGTGTGCACCCACTTATGCAGAAAGCAAGGGTCAGGCGGGGTTCAGATTTCAAGCATTTTAGTCCTTTCAAAAGCTAATGCACGATTCATGGGCCACATTATGTAACACTCCTAGCAGGGCCTGGAGCAAAATTCTGTGATTAAATGCATCAATATTCTGCAGCGAAACCAGAGAACATTCACACAGAGCGGTCAAGGTTTACAGCCAAATGAGTCACAACAACCCTGAGTTGGCTGAGCTATTTGGGTTTCAGGGCGACGATAAGGGATTGGGGACCTGCATGAACAAAACAGCTTTGCTTCAGCTTGGGGCTCACTTCCATCCTGCCTGGCTCTGGGTCGTCTCCAGGAGGAACAGAGGAGGCTTCTGCAGCTCCCTGGCTGGCTGCTGCCTACATGGCAACCCTGGTGGCTTCCCCTGCACCTGGGCTTTCTGAGTCACACTACTCTCTGTTTTGCAGTCGGCCCTCACCTCAGCAGGAGCGCAGGCAAGGGAGGATGCCAGGGGTTGGGGACGGTCTCAGCCCGACGATGACACAAGCTACTGCTAGAGGAGAGGAACTGAGCAATACAAACTGAAACCTGTCGCCACATCAAAACCACCTGCCAGCTGGGTGCTTTCCCTTGGCTTGTCTGTGAAGTTGTGTAAGATAAGGACTCACTCCTGCAGGCAGACTCTGAGGAAGGCTCACCTGGAGTGAGATAGGCAGTCCCAGGACAGCTGGGCTCTATCAAGGAGCACCtcggagaaaggagaagaaacagatTTTTCTGGGCATCAGGCAGCACTAAGTGCAGTCTGTGGAAGAGTGAGTTGGAGCCTCCCACTGACCCCATGAAGAATTCACTAACGGCTGTGTATGATTATTCTCACTGTACGGATGGGAGAGTTGAGGCTCAGAGGCACACTGTTCAAGTGGATGAGACTGCTGCCCTGCACAGGTGGCCAAGTCGCCAGCAGATTTGTTCTAGGAACccagagaataaaacagagaCCACCTAGAGAATCCTCCGTGCATCCCAACCCCAGAGCCCCAAGTCTCCCCCAGGGAAGAAGGAGACCGTCTTGAATTGAACATTTCACTCAGAACTCGTAAATTTTCCCCAGAAGTGACAAAAACCCCGTTTTCCCCAGCTATAGGGTAGAATggagacttgggggagggggacaagtTCTACCCACATCCTGCACGCCTGTGGATGTGAACCCGGATCCCGCACACCTGAGGATGTGAACCTGCATCCCGCACACCTGAGGACGTGGTTTGACAACTCAACAGTCAGAATAAGCATGCAGGTGCCAGCTCGGCATCATCAAAATGCTGTGGAGTGTGACGTACTGACGCAGGCGTATAGGGTGATGGTTCTTAGAACTTGGGGAACCAAACCTAGTTTGGCCCCACTCCATGCTCAAGGGAACTGAGCCAAGTGGGCTCTCTATGCTCAGCCAGAGGCCAGAAGCCTTACTTCTCTGGATGTCTGGCTCCCTGGATTCCTCTGCTGGGTCACATGCTTCTGGAATCTTCTTTGACATGAGCTTAGCAGAGAGGATTATTGGAGCAATTCTTAGGATACATTCACTTGAAGGCACAAAGGAGCAGTTATGACTCTCAGGGTTTTACACAGttcaggctcagggaacacagATGCAGCCACTCTTTGTCAACCTCCCAACAAAAGCTAAACAGCCTAGATTCggagagaaaggcagacagaaacacacacacacacagcacagtctTCTAACCTGTACACAGGACACTCTACAGTTCCCAAAACAACTTCTGTCCTTAGTTCTTACTGACGATTTGGACAGCAAGTGAAAGAAAATTGTGTGGGCAtttgcagatgaggaaaactgaggcccaaaCAGGCAGAATCTGTTGAGATTATTCAGATAGCCACTGACGCTGGAATCCAGGGAAAAGACAGCATCCAGTGGCATGGagaacagagaggcaggaagacctaGGTCACCATCTAGCAGATGCCTCTAGGGGTTTAGTTGACCTCTGCTGCCACCAAGTGGCAATTCTGGGGTATATCAGCCAAAGGGGCCTTTAAGAACCGGTGTTTCTTGTTGAGTGTCTGTCCTCAAGGTGACCCACAAGACCAAAATTATCTTCATATGATCCTAAGATACCTTCCTTTCCACTCTGGTTTTCTCATGTGTATATGGGGTCTTTCAAAGGCTACACAGCAGGTGACATCACAGACAAGCAGAAGGGTCTCCAGCTGCCCCCAATTCATTCACTACAGAGGAGTCAACAGCCCAGTCAGGAGCACACGGAGGGAGACCCTACAGGCTACCTCATCCAGTCTGACTGCGGAGCCAAGGCAGGCACTAGGGCATACCTACTCGACACGCCCTCGGATGTAATGAAAGAAGTATCCTGGGTTCACATCAGCATCATCTAACATGCCAGGAGCATCTCCTCCCTGGCGTCCTCAGTACCTGCTCATGATGCTGAGGAGGGGAGGGATCCAGCCTGTTTCTGCAAGGGTCTAATAAATTAGCATGAAGGTACTGCTGGGGCTTCTCCATACTCAACCCTGGAGACAGTTCCCACACAAGGCAGGTGCACAATGAACATGTAGTGACTAAGTAACCAGAGGCCCCATAGCCTTGGGCTCAAGGCTGTCTAGAGGACTTTGCAGCCCCGGAAGCTGTggaggatggagatggaggagagcACCGTAAGGGTGTGAGGGGAGCACTAGTGAGCTACACTGGGAAGAATGACCAGTCGGCCTCTGGGGGGCAGTAGTGGCCTGGTGCTGGCTCTGTCGGGTCAGAGCTTTCAGGAACTTAATTCAGATCACACAGAGGTGGGAGGGGACGGCGCATAAGAGAAACCAAGGAAGATCCTTAGTTTTTTTATATGGCTGTGAGAACAAGGTTCCTTGCTGGGCTTTAAGATCACCGTACATGGCATTTCTTCTTGGCTGATGCCCAGGTGACAGTGTTGGACAATTCTGAGGTCACACTCAGCAGTGCCCTGAGATGTAGTGGAGTGGGCGTGACTGCTATGGGGACGGCATTGAAAGTGATGTCATGAACACATGCCATATAACAGCAATGCACTCTCCTATACAGTTTCAataggagaggaaacaggagcacAAAATCACACGGGAAGGCAGGGTGTAGACGCCATCTGCATTTTATTTGGTTTCCATATAAAAGATGCCAAATACCATTCACACTCCTTTGCTTTGTTATGTAATTTGCCTTGTTCTTTCATGTCTACTAGGAATCAACTATAATTCATTTGTGTTCTCTTTTCCTGACGTTTCTTCCTTGAATGACTGTATGTCATAGATGCCTTTTGTTTGTCTGATTTTCTGTAGATTTTAGATTATGAGATTTCCTTTCTTGGATTTGAGTATATGGATTTTTTCCTGTGCCATCAGGAGCAAGTACTTTTATATTGAGTGAGTGGAGTTAGGGGATTGTGTTGTTGTATCAATAAGATATAGTTTCCTTAATAAATGATgactggaggaaggaaaaaaaaaagtcaggtccAGAGAGCACCCACCTCCTGCAAGCCTGGGCTGCCATCTGCCATCCATGACACCAACACACACTACGGCTCAGGCTTGAGAACCTTTGGATTTCCCAGCACTACGTGATTCTTTCCAGCCACTGTGCCCCCTGCACACCTCAAAGACCCAGGAGAAAAATGATACCACCCACTTAGTTCCGCTACAAGATTGTATGGAGCTGGTTTCTCTCTGGGCTGGCAACATTTCCACAGACCTAACCTGAGCAGAGACGAGGGTGACCAAGGTAGAAGCCAGGTAGAGGCATGTGACACAGAAATAACCCAAAGGGCATTCGGTGCTTTTATTTGGAATCATGGAGCCACATCTTGGCGGAGTTTTCAACATCCAGGGGCACAGATGCTTTGCCCCAGATTTTCCCAGGTTCTAATCCCGAGCGGAAAGAAAGATGGTGATTGTTTGGTCCATGGTCTGCTGCTTCCTACCAGcactctgggctggagagagaaacagagcctgTAATCCTGAAGGAAGTGACTCTGAGCTCAGTAGGATGGCTGTGGCCCACCTGGCACAGAACTGATATGGCTGGGTCTTCTTTCGTTCCAATAACTCACTGATGCTGGTTCTACATGTATTGTCAGCACCAACCTGCAGTAGGATGAAGCCTGGTCTgccctgggaagagagaagggatgtAAAGGATCCTCTTTCGAGTTGTGGCCAGCAGGATCTAGGCTCAGACAACCCACATAAAGAGATGGGGTAGAAATCACCGAAACACTGCAGCCAGTTTCAGGGTTCACTGTGGTCAGCCTGACTGATGGCTCTCTCTGCGTCCATCTAGGACACGGCATGCTGTCTATGCTTCCCAGCAGTCCCTGCGGCATGGGTTGGAGGGCAGTAGTTGGGCTTCTAGGCTTCCCTGATGATGGCCATCTTCCTTGGGAGAATTGTCAAGCGAGTTTGCAAGAAGAGGCCTAGTGAAATTGCTTCCTGGTTGATGTGAAAGTCCAACAATTGACCCCTTCCTATCGTCTGAGCTTGCAAGTGAGGAGCAGCAACAGGAGAGAGGGACAGTGGAGGTCAGCCATTCTTCATCCGTGGACAGGACTGAGATACCATCAGGAAAGGGGTGTAGGGAAGGGAGCTGCTGTGCAGAGGACCCCCactgggaaggatggagggggccagcaggcagtaggCAGGCCACATCTCAACTAAGAAATCGAGCTGTTTGTCTGGAGGAGACCAACAACCAAGACTGGAGGACAAAGAGCTGATGACATCAAGATCAAGGGGGAGTTGGCTCGAGGCACAGTAGGATTACAGACCCCAGGAGAGAGGAGGTAGAGTGTTCAGGTTGGGGGGGtcggtgctggaggaggaggcgGCACCAAAGACCGACTCTCGGGTGACGTGAAGTAGAGAGTCCCTGAGAGCACTTGAGCAAGATGCACAGCGCTATGCTACACTGACCCTTCCGCAGTGAGACAGGAAAGAGGAGGACTCTGGCTGCAGGAGGCAAGGAGTGGCCTGCCCTCTGGAGCTTTGCGAAAGAGCATGTTAGCAGGAAGTGGGGAGCTGGCCCACTGTAGGCACGGGGTGGCCACAGTGTCCTCAGACCAGGGATCACTACGTTTTAAGAAAGAAGCTAAACGCGCTTCTCTCCAGGGACTGTGGGAGCTGTGAGTTGAAAAGAGAGCAGGCGAACCGGCTGTGGATGTTGAGCTGGGCCCAGTCACCAGAGACCCAGCGTGCCACTGTCAACCATGGCTGCTTCAGAATGGCAAGGTGACGGGAGAAGGCAGACCCCTCTACtcctggactttccacaggggaCAGAGGGTATTTCAGAAGCTCAAGACAGTTTCATGAGGGAGAATGGAGTCCCAGCTTCGCCCTTAGCTGGGAGAAACCACACTCACCTTACATTCAAGGGCTTGTCACAGTGTGGTCTCCTCGGAGTGCCTTCAGGGAGAACTCATACCCAAGGAACAGGGCCGCGCTCGTGGGGAAGCCGCGTAAGGCGTTCACAGGGAGGCCCCTGAAAAACACCTTTGGGCAGGAGTTAGTTATTCCAGGGCTAAACCTATCACCTGTGTTTTGCCTGCTGTTTCTGGGCAAGGCTACGACATGGCTCTCAGGTGCCCCTTGCTCCCCACATCTTTGTGCTTGGTGCCAAGAGGGGAGCCCAGAACCTCCTAGATGAGATGAGTGCTCTCTAGAGCGATGGCAATATTAGCGGGCAATGACGGGAACAGAAAGGGGTCTAGGGAGCCCTGGGTTAGGGAGCTGCCCCTTAAGGTGTTCTGTGGAAATTGCATACAATCAAAAGGTAAACCCTTCCCCAAGCATGACCTGAGAGCTGTCAGGCATATGAACTGTCTCTCACACAGAATCATGTCACAGTTTAAAACAGAGTGAGACGTTTTCAGAAAGAGGCAGCCAGCCTGTGCATGTGTCTAGTCTCAGGGGACAGTGGCAGCCACAGGACACAACGGGGCCTAGCAGAGGAGCAGATGGAACAAATGCTGGAGTTGCTCAGATAGCCCCACATGGGCTCTGGGTAATATCAGCGCTCCTCTTTAATGCCTAACCGTATCGGAATTCCTCAGGCTCACCCGGAGTGACTGAGTAATAgccaggaactgaatccagctcCAAGGGGAAAATTCCATGCTGGGTTCCCAGACTCCCTGTAACCTTGACTTGACTCTACTCCAAGGCATCACCAGGAGGGCCCAGCCTGAAACGCAGCCTTCTGCCCCATCAAACAAGGTTGAGAACTTTCGGGCCAAGACCCTCCTTGTAAATCCTCCATAGCTCCCTACTACCTGGGATATGTCTACACTCCTCACCAGCCTGTGATGAGCCTCCAGCCACGTCTTGTGTTCTGACTGCCCTGGgccatctctgtctccctgggCCATCTCTGGTCCCCTCCACTTTGAATGCTCTCCATATGTGCTTGCAGGCCACCCCAGAATGGACAAGAGTACCTTCCTAATCACCCCCAAGCCCTCATCGTTCCCCATGGGCCATGACTTATTAGTACCCGAGAGGACAAGAAGCAGAGTCTGAGGGTGtagttcccccaccccacccccactcccgaCCCCTGTCTCAGCACCCACAGTTACTTAGACCTGAGCAGTCCTTCTATAACTGTTTGTCTAATGAGTCCATGAAGGACGAGCGAGTCAATGAAGAGAGTAGCCTGTGCCGAGGGAGCTCTGGTG from Microtus pennsylvanicus isolate mMicPen1 chromosome 4, mMicPen1.hap1, whole genome shotgun sequence includes these protein-coding regions:
- the Il9 gene encoding interleukin-9, with amino-acid sequence MFVASILASALLFSAVGSVVFWKCSTMAGIKETNSLIQMLKDDPASKCSCNTNVTSCLCLPIPSDDCTTPCFLEGLSQVTNATQARNLSVFSTRLKKTVESLKSNKCPFFSCENPCNQTTAGNMLSFLKSLQATFQKAGVLRRKQA